In one window of Lacticaseibacillus casei DSM 20011 = JCM 1134 = ATCC 393 DNA:
- the hslU gene encoding ATP-dependent protease ATPase subunit HslU, whose protein sequence is MVEVQTPKQIVEKLDQYVIGQDDAKRAVAVALYNRYRRMQLSPKMQEEITPKNLLMIGPTGVGKTEIARRLAKIVDAPFVKVEATKFTEVGYVGRDVESMVRDLAETAVAMEEEKQFKKVRVRAEKEANKRLVKILVPAIRKEKNSNPMAEMMNMLQGMQNGKTPAADDADAGGEVTDDIRNKRLSVAEQLEKGLLEDREITVAVNDEKKGGGMSDMYGQMGIDLSDTIGALMPKKKVERTMTVKEAREIFIKEESDKLVNHADIYHDAIQSAENNGIIFIDEIDKIAAGDKHTSGEVSREGVQRDILPIVEGSQINTKYGPINTDHILFIGSGAFAEAKPSDLIAELQGRFPIRVELKDLTEEDFVRILTEPDNALIKQYIALIGADGVKITFTKEAVNRIAEIATQVNHDTDNIGARRLATILEKLLEDVLYEGPDMAMGSVTVTQQYVDDKIGHIAADTNMTRYIL, encoded by the coding sequence ATGGTAGAGGTTCAAACACCTAAACAAATCGTTGAAAAACTTGACCAATATGTCATCGGTCAAGACGATGCCAAACGCGCCGTTGCGGTTGCCTTGTATAATCGCTATCGCCGGATGCAGTTGTCACCCAAGATGCAAGAAGAAATCACGCCGAAGAACCTGTTGATGATTGGGCCAACCGGTGTCGGGAAAACGGAAATCGCCCGTCGATTAGCCAAAATTGTGGACGCACCATTTGTTAAAGTCGAAGCGACCAAATTCACGGAAGTCGGCTATGTCGGTCGGGATGTTGAATCCATGGTCCGTGATCTTGCTGAAACCGCAGTGGCGATGGAAGAAGAAAAGCAGTTCAAGAAAGTCCGCGTTCGCGCCGAAAAGGAAGCCAACAAACGCCTCGTTAAAATTTTGGTACCAGCGATTCGCAAAGAAAAGAACTCGAATCCGATGGCTGAAATGATGAACATGTTACAAGGCATGCAAAACGGCAAGACACCTGCTGCTGACGATGCCGATGCTGGTGGCGAAGTGACCGATGACATTCGGAACAAACGCCTGAGTGTCGCTGAACAGCTGGAGAAAGGCTTGCTAGAGGATCGGGAAATTACCGTTGCCGTCAACGACGAGAAAAAAGGCGGCGGCATGAGTGATATGTACGGCCAAATGGGGATTGACTTAAGTGATACGATTGGTGCGTTAATGCCCAAGAAAAAAGTCGAGCGCACCATGACCGTTAAGGAAGCCCGCGAAATCTTCATTAAAGAAGAGTCGGATAAGCTGGTCAACCATGCCGATATTTATCACGACGCCATCCAGAGTGCCGAAAACAATGGCATTATCTTTATTGACGAAATTGATAAAATCGCAGCAGGCGACAAGCATACCAGTGGTGAAGTTTCTCGCGAAGGGGTTCAACGCGATATTTTGCCAATCGTCGAAGGCTCGCAGATTAACACCAAGTATGGGCCAATTAACACGGATCATATTTTGTTTATCGGTTCAGGGGCATTTGCCGAAGCCAAACCGAGTGATTTAATTGCTGAATTACAAGGTCGGTTCCCGATTCGGGTTGAACTAAAGGATCTGACTGAAGAAGATTTTGTACGGATTCTGACCGAACCGGACAATGCGTTGATTAAGCAATATATTGCCTTGATCGGTGCTGACGGCGTGAAAATCACGTTTACCAAGGAAGCCGTTAATCGGATTGCCGAAATTGCCACGCAGGTTAATCACGATACCGATAATATCGGCGCGCGGCGGTTGGCAACCATCTTGGAGAAGCTATTGGAAGATGTGCTTTACGAAGGTCCGGATATGGCAATGGGCAGTGTGACGGTGACCCAGCAGTATGTCGATGATAAGATCGGCCATATCGCTGCCGATACGAACATGACCCGGTATATTTTGTAA
- a CDS encoding aldose 1-epimerase family protein, whose translation MVTIANDFLTIDISRHGAELTSIKDNLTGRERLWQADPEVWPRHAPVLFPIVGALADDQYHYAGKTYHMTQHGFARDRDFTVVSATPFKASLVLKDDDKTRAMYPFAFRLIITYALENNNLHVTYHVDNPDKTAPLYFSVGGHPGFKVPMTADTQFTDYYMNFNPRKSLVQIPLVAGKGVDYPHRTLAATDANLALTHETFKNDALIFAPLGKTSFNLLSDKTKHGVSVTMTDTPYLGVWSPYPKTGEFVCIEPWWGIADTIGTTGDFTKKLGINRLEPGTAFEKGYTISIF comes from the coding sequence ATGGTAACGATTGCAAATGACTTTTTGACCATTGACATCAGTCGGCATGGTGCCGAGCTGACTAGTATCAAGGATAACCTGACTGGGCGTGAGCGTCTGTGGCAGGCTGATCCGGAAGTCTGGCCGCGGCACGCACCGGTGTTATTCCCGATTGTCGGGGCACTGGCTGATGACCAATATCATTATGCTGGCAAAACTTACCACATGACCCAGCATGGCTTTGCCCGTGATCGTGATTTCACAGTCGTGTCGGCAACGCCTTTTAAGGCCAGCCTTGTTCTTAAAGATGACGACAAGACGCGTGCCATGTATCCCTTTGCGTTTCGTCTGATTATCACCTATGCATTGGAAAATAATAACCTACACGTTACTTACCATGTCGATAATCCAGACAAAACGGCCCCTTTATACTTCAGTGTTGGCGGACACCCTGGTTTCAAAGTGCCAATGACAGCAGATACGCAGTTTACGGATTATTACATGAACTTCAACCCGCGCAAGTCGCTGGTTCAAATTCCGCTGGTCGCTGGTAAAGGTGTGGATTATCCGCACCGAACCCTGGCCGCAACTGATGCCAATCTGGCGCTGACCCATGAGACGTTTAAAAACGATGCGCTCATCTTCGCACCGCTTGGCAAGACTTCGTTTAATCTGCTTTCGGACAAAACCAAACATGGTGTGAGTGTCACCATGACAGACACACCTTACTTAGGCGTTTGGAGTCCGTACCCTAAGACCGGTGAGTTTGTTTGCATTGAGCCTTGGTGGGGCATCGCAGATACGATTGGCACGACCGGCGATTTCACCAAGAAGCTGGGCATCAATCGTCTCGAACCGGGAACGGCGTTTGAAAAGGGCTACACAATCAGCATTTTTTAA
- the plsY gene encoding glycerol-3-phosphate 1-O-acyltransferase PlsY — MVLVLCFILAYFIGAIPFGVVIGKVFYHTDIRKGGSHNIGTTNAYRMLGPVGGTLVLLLDILKGTLSASLPILFGIDHHWLILIVGLAAVLGHTFSIYIHFKGGKAVATSAGILLAYNPEFFFIAFAIWFSLILLTSMVSVASTLGMVIITCWSLVYHDWLLTTVACGLLVVFFIKHRANFKRIKAGDENMVPFGLGLYLRQHHRQQ, encoded by the coding sequence TTGGTTCTTGTGCTTTGTTTTATACTCGCTTATTTCATTGGTGCCATTCCGTTTGGTGTGGTGATTGGCAAAGTATTTTATCATACCGACATCCGCAAAGGTGGCAGCCATAATATCGGGACAACCAACGCTTATCGAATGCTAGGACCGGTTGGCGGAACACTGGTGTTGCTATTGGATATTCTAAAAGGAACGTTGTCAGCCAGTTTACCGATTTTGTTTGGGATTGACCACCACTGGCTGATTCTGATTGTCGGGCTGGCGGCTGTCTTAGGTCATACCTTTTCGATTTATATTCATTTCAAAGGTGGCAAAGCAGTGGCGACGAGTGCCGGCATTTTGCTGGCGTATAATCCGGAATTTTTCTTCATTGCCTTTGCTATCTGGTTTAGTCTGATCTTGCTAACGTCCATGGTCAGTGTCGCCAGTACACTTGGCATGGTCATTATCACCTGCTGGTCGCTTGTTTATCACGACTGGTTGCTGACCACCGTGGCTTGCGGTCTGCTTGTCGTTTTCTTCATTAAACATCGGGCCAATTTTAAGCGCATCAAAGCGGGCGACGAGAACATGGTCCCATTTGGCCTCGGCCTTTACTTACGGCAACACCATCGCCAGCAGTAA
- the parE gene encoding DNA topoisomerase IV subunit B: protein MDKATQAYNDSSIQVLHGLEAVRKRPGMYIGSTDGRGLHHLVYEIVDNSVDEALAGFGDEINVTIHADNSVTVQDHGRGMPTGMHPSGKPTIEVILTVLHAGGKFNQNSYKTSGGLHGVGSSVVNALSESLTVRIVRDKRAFEEHFINGGHPDGGLQKLGKVNEPNGTTITFKPDPTIFQTTVFNYDTLAERLRESAFLLKNITINLIDERTGKRDQYHYPDGLVSFVKYLNEGKDALSQVINFEGKKDGIVVDFAGQYNDGYSENIISFVNNVRTGDGGTHEIGLRSGMTRAFNEFARKVGLLKDRDKNLEGSDVREGFAGILSVRIPEEILQFEGQTKGKLGTPQARTVVDGIVYENLSTFLMENGEESQELVRKAIKARDAREAARKARDDSRTGRKRKKDQGLLSGKLTPAQTKNPKRNELYLVEGDSAGGSAKQGRDRKFQAILPLRGKVLNTQKAKLQDIVKNEEINTMIYTIGAGVGADFDIQQANYNKIIIMTDADTDGAHIQILLLTFFYRYMRPLIDAGRVYIALPPLYRLQKGAGAKTKISYAWTDEELAKETKAMGKGYTLTRFKGLGEMNADQLWETTMNPETRTLIRVRIDDAQLAERRVTTLMGDRVEPRREWIEHHVKFDMDDDGSILETPTANHEKLQFGAKQIVKQLDKKGK, encoded by the coding sequence ATGGACAAAGCAACGCAAGCATATAATGATTCATCCATTCAGGTGCTGCACGGCCTGGAAGCCGTTCGCAAGCGGCCTGGGATGTATATTGGTTCCACCGATGGCCGCGGGTTGCACCACTTGGTTTATGAAATCGTGGATAACTCAGTCGATGAAGCGCTCGCGGGGTTTGGGGACGAAATCAATGTAACCATTCACGCCGATAATTCAGTTACCGTGCAGGATCACGGACGGGGGATGCCGACGGGGATGCATCCCAGCGGCAAGCCGACGATTGAAGTGATCCTAACGGTGCTGCACGCCGGCGGGAAGTTTAACCAAAACAGCTATAAAACGTCAGGCGGTCTGCACGGGGTTGGGTCCAGTGTCGTGAATGCCTTATCTGAATCACTGACCGTGAGGATTGTCCGCGACAAACGGGCTTTTGAGGAGCACTTCATCAACGGTGGTCATCCGGACGGTGGTTTGCAAAAGCTGGGTAAGGTGAATGAGCCAAATGGCACCACGATCACCTTCAAACCGGATCCGACGATTTTCCAGACCACGGTTTTCAACTATGATACACTCGCTGAACGGTTGCGCGAATCAGCCTTTTTGCTGAAAAATATTACGATTAACTTAATTGACGAGCGCACCGGCAAACGCGATCAGTATCACTATCCGGATGGCTTGGTGAGTTTCGTTAAGTATCTGAATGAAGGTAAAGATGCCTTGTCGCAAGTCATCAATTTTGAAGGCAAGAAAGACGGCATTGTGGTTGACTTTGCCGGCCAATATAATGATGGCTATTCCGAAAATATTATTTCCTTCGTTAACAATGTGCGCACCGGAGATGGCGGCACGCACGAAATCGGCCTGCGTAGTGGGATGACCCGAGCGTTTAATGAGTTCGCACGCAAAGTCGGCTTGTTGAAAGACAGGGATAAGAACCTTGAAGGCAGTGATGTTCGGGAAGGCTTCGCCGGTATTTTAAGCGTGCGGATTCCTGAAGAAATCCTGCAGTTTGAAGGCCAGACAAAAGGCAAACTGGGTACCCCGCAAGCTCGCACAGTTGTCGACGGTATTGTTTACGAAAATCTTTCCACGTTTTTGATGGAAAATGGGGAAGAGTCCCAGGAACTCGTACGTAAGGCGATTAAGGCCAGGGATGCCCGCGAAGCAGCGCGTAAGGCGCGTGATGACAGTCGGACCGGTCGTAAGCGAAAAAAAGATCAGGGGCTGCTTTCCGGTAAGTTAACGCCGGCACAAACCAAAAATCCTAAACGCAATGAACTTTACCTAGTCGAAGGGGATTCGGCCGGCGGTTCTGCTAAACAAGGGCGAGATCGTAAGTTCCAGGCGATTTTACCGTTGCGTGGGAAAGTCCTGAATACGCAAAAGGCCAAGCTGCAGGATATCGTTAAGAACGAAGAAATCAATACGATGATCTACACAATCGGTGCCGGTGTCGGGGCGGATTTTGACATCCAGCAGGCAAACTACAACAAGATCATTATCATGACCGATGCGGATACCGATGGCGCGCATATTCAGATTCTGTTGCTGACGTTCTTTTATCGGTACATGCGCCCGTTGATTGATGCCGGACGGGTTTATATTGCGTTACCGCCGTTATATCGGCTGCAAAAAGGTGCTGGGGCTAAAACCAAGATCAGCTATGCCTGGACCGATGAAGAGCTGGCTAAGGAAACCAAAGCCATGGGGAAGGGCTATACGCTGACTCGCTTCAAAGGACTTGGGGAAATGAACGCTGATCAGTTGTGGGAAACCACTATGAATCCAGAGACGCGCACGTTGATTCGGGTGCGGATTGACGACGCCCAGTTAGCCGAACGGCGCGTGACGACTTTGATGGGGGATCGGGTCGAACCCCGGCGTGAATGGATTGAACATCATGTTAAGTTTGACATGGATGACGACGGTAGTATTTTGGAAACACCGACAGCTAATCACGAAAAGTTGCAGTTTGGTGCCAAGCAAATCGTTAAACAGTTAGACAAGAAAGGAAAGTAA
- the parC gene encoding DNA topoisomerase IV subunit A: MANQIQELTLEEVMGDRFGRYSKYIIQERALPDVRDGLKPVQRRILFAMNQDGNTYDKGFRKSAKSVGNVMGNYHPHGDSSIYEAMVRLSQDWKLRAPLIQMHGNNGSMDGDPPAAMRYTEARLSKISKEMLADIDKETVDMVLNFDDTAQEPTVLPAGFPNLLVNGATGISAGYATEIPPHNLREVVDAILYLLKHPQADLNDLMQYVKGPDFPTGGIIQGLDGIKQAYETGRGKIVVRSRTHIETMRGGREKIVVTEIPYDVNKALMIKKIDELRLNKKVDGIAEVRDESDRFGLSVVIELKKEADAQGILNYLFKNTDLQITYNFNMVAIADMQPKLLGLKPMLEAYVAHRRDVVTRRTRYELNKAQARQHIVEGLIKMLSILDQVIAAIRASKDKGDAKRNLVKQFDFSEAQAEAIVSLQLYRLTNTDITALQNEAAQLAKAIAGYQDILARPAARDRVIEQELKRIAKEYGDDRRSSIQAKIETLEVATTVTVADEPVMVQVSRDGYVKRSSLRSYQAVDPDDNGLKANDLAIFTGELRTLQHLYIVTNAGNIIYRPVYEIGDARWKDTGEHLSQTVGLGTDEKVLAVFAFDQLDIAGSFVLGSSDGYIKQTALSDLQPQRTYKRKPMLAMKLKTAGAVVTNAYFTTDQSQDVFVVSRHAYGLTFPLADVSTVGARATGVKSMDLKPEDEVVNFILVKDPQSAVVGILTQRGAFKRMALSEVGEMSRARRGLLVLRELKRDPHRIVAMMAVDEDTRLDVLTDADKVVTLTPSQHPTGDRYSNGSFVIDTDVQGTPVFVRTREEIPEKNEQ; this comes from the coding sequence TTGGCCAATCAGATTCAGGAGTTGACCTTAGAAGAGGTCATGGGCGACCGGTTTGGCCGGTACTCGAAATACATCATTCAAGAGCGGGCATTGCCGGATGTCCGTGATGGGTTAAAGCCGGTTCAGCGCCGAATTTTGTTTGCGATGAATCAGGATGGCAACACTTATGACAAAGGTTTTCGTAAATCGGCTAAAAGTGTCGGTAATGTTATGGGTAACTATCATCCACATGGCGATAGTTCGATTTATGAAGCAATGGTCCGGCTCAGCCAAGACTGGAAGCTGCGGGCACCGTTGATTCAAATGCACGGTAATAACGGTTCGATGGACGGGGATCCGCCTGCCGCAATGCGGTACACGGAAGCGCGTCTGAGCAAGATCAGTAAAGAAATGCTGGCGGATATCGACAAAGAGACTGTGGACATGGTCCTTAATTTCGATGACACGGCCCAAGAACCAACTGTACTACCGGCTGGATTTCCTAATTTGCTAGTCAACGGGGCCACCGGTATTTCCGCTGGTTACGCGACCGAAATTCCGCCGCATAACTTGCGCGAAGTAGTGGATGCCATTTTGTACTTGTTAAAGCACCCGCAAGCCGACTTAAATGACTTGATGCAATATGTAAAGGGTCCTGATTTTCCGACCGGCGGGATTATTCAAGGACTTGACGGCATCAAGCAAGCATATGAAACCGGCCGCGGCAAGATTGTGGTGCGTTCACGCACGCATATCGAAACCATGCGTGGCGGACGGGAAAAGATTGTTGTCACCGAGATTCCTTACGATGTCAATAAAGCCTTAATGATCAAGAAAATTGACGAACTGCGCCTTAACAAGAAAGTCGATGGCATCGCAGAAGTTCGGGATGAAAGTGACCGTTTTGGTTTAAGCGTTGTCATTGAGCTGAAGAAAGAAGCCGACGCCCAAGGCATTTTGAATTATCTGTTCAAAAATACCGACCTGCAGATCACTTATAACTTTAATATGGTTGCCATCGCCGATATGCAGCCAAAACTGCTAGGTTTAAAGCCGATGCTGGAAGCGTATGTTGCCCATCGCCGTGATGTCGTCACTCGCCGCACGCGGTATGAACTGAACAAAGCACAGGCACGGCAGCATATTGTTGAAGGCCTGATCAAGATGCTGTCGATTTTGGATCAGGTGATCGCGGCAATTCGTGCTTCTAAGGATAAAGGCGATGCCAAGCGTAATCTGGTTAAGCAGTTTGACTTTTCTGAAGCGCAAGCAGAAGCTATCGTGTCTTTGCAGCTGTATCGCCTGACCAATACCGATATTACTGCCTTGCAAAACGAAGCGGCCCAACTGGCTAAGGCTATCGCTGGTTATCAGGATATTCTGGCGCGGCCGGCCGCGCGTGATCGGGTCATTGAGCAGGAACTCAAGCGGATTGCCAAGGAATACGGGGACGATCGCCGTAGCAGTATCCAGGCTAAAATTGAAACGCTTGAAGTTGCAACGACGGTGACGGTTGCTGATGAGCCAGTTATGGTTCAAGTATCACGGGATGGCTACGTCAAGCGCAGTTCGTTGCGCAGTTACCAGGCCGTTGACCCTGACGATAACGGGCTCAAAGCGAATGATTTGGCCATTTTCACGGGTGAGTTGCGCACGCTGCAGCACCTTTATATTGTGACCAATGCCGGGAACATCATTTATCGGCCGGTTTACGAAATCGGTGATGCCCGCTGGAAAGATACTGGCGAGCACTTAAGCCAGACGGTCGGACTGGGCACTGATGAAAAGGTATTGGCAGTCTTTGCCTTTGATCAGCTGGACATTGCCGGTAGTTTTGTTCTTGGTTCCAGTGATGGCTATATTAAACAGACAGCGCTGAGTGATTTACAGCCGCAGCGAACTTACAAACGCAAACCGATGCTGGCTATGAAGCTCAAGACGGCCGGTGCAGTGGTCACGAATGCTTATTTCACCACTGATCAGTCGCAAGATGTTTTTGTTGTCAGTCGGCACGCATATGGATTAACATTTCCGTTAGCTGATGTTTCGACTGTTGGCGCACGGGCAACCGGCGTTAAAAGTATGGATCTAAAACCGGAAGACGAGGTTGTTAACTTCATTCTGGTTAAAGACCCGCAAAGTGCGGTGGTCGGGATTCTGACCCAACGCGGCGCCTTCAAACGGATGGCATTAAGTGAAGTCGGCGAAATGAGTCGGGCTCGACGCGGTCTGCTGGTCTTGCGCGAGCTTAAGCGTGATCCGCATCGCATCGTCGCCATGATGGCAGTGGACGAGGATACCCGTTTGGACGTGTTGACCGATGCTGACAAAGTTGTCACGCTTACGCCGAGCCAACACCCAACCGGTGATCGTTACTCCAATGGGTCATTCGTCATTGATACGGATGTTCAAGGGACGCCGGTCTTTGTCCGTACCCGCGAAGAGATTCCAGAAAAAAATGAACAATAG
- the pflB gene encoding formate C-acetyltransferase: MKQLDETKVPNYWEGFNGGDWQEEINVRDFIEHNLNQYDGDESFLAGPTEATTVLNNQVLNLKKQERANGGVLDADNNIPSTITSHGPGYLNKDLEKIVGVQTDKPFKRAFMPFGGIRMAEDALKAYGFETDPAEHKIFTEYRKTHNQGVFDAYTPEMRKARHYKIVTGLPDAYGRGRIVSDFPRIAIYGIDRLMEEKVNDYNLTGDGEMTDDVIKLREEINEQYRALNDMKKMAKEYGYDISRPAANAQEAVQWIYFGYLAAVKTQNGAAMSVGRIDTVIDAYIQRDMRLGKLNEEQTQELIDHLVMKLRMVRFIRTEEYNSLFSGDPIWATLSLAGMGNDGRHHVTKTAFRFLKTLDNMGAAPEPNITLLWSERLPEGFKRYATEVSIQSSTIQYENDDLMRNEWGTDYYGIACCVSAQPIADGVQYFGARANLAKTVLYAINGGKDEIQEAQVGPEYEPITSDYIDYDEFMKKFDKMMDWLADVYVNALNVIHYMHDKYYYEAAQLALKDTRLNRTFATGISGLSHAVDSISAIKYGHVKVIRDENGIAVDFVADNDDYPRYGNNDDRADNIAKWLVKTFYNKMNTHHLYRGAKLSTSVLTITSNVVYGKNTGTTPNGRQKGEPFSPGANPAYGAEKNGALASLMSTAKIPYHYATDGISNTFGVTPNTLGHDDETRKDTLVHMVDGYMENSGMHLNINVFNKETLIDAQKHPEEYPTLTVRVSGYCVYFADLTKEQQDDVIARTFFDEM, from the coding sequence ATGAAACAGCTTGACGAAACCAAAGTTCCTAATTATTGGGAAGGCTTTAACGGCGGTGACTGGCAAGAAGAAATCAATGTGCGCGATTTTATCGAGCATAACCTGAACCAATATGATGGGGACGAGAGTTTCCTTGCTGGCCCCACTGAAGCAACAACTGTTTTGAACAATCAGGTTCTGAACTTGAAGAAGCAAGAACGTGCCAATGGCGGCGTTTTGGATGCAGACAACAACATTCCATCAACCATTACGTCACATGGCCCTGGCTATCTCAACAAAGATCTCGAAAAGATTGTCGGTGTTCAAACCGACAAGCCATTCAAACGTGCATTCATGCCGTTTGGTGGTATTCGGATGGCAGAAGATGCGTTGAAAGCTTATGGCTTCGAAACCGATCCTGCCGAACACAAGATTTTCACCGAATATCGTAAAACCCATAACCAAGGCGTTTTTGATGCTTATACACCAGAAATGCGCAAGGCTCGTCACTACAAGATCGTGACTGGGTTGCCTGATGCTTATGGCCGTGGCCGAATCGTCTCAGACTTCCCACGGATTGCCATCTATGGTATTGATCGGTTGATGGAAGAAAAGGTGAACGACTACAACCTGACCGGCGATGGCGAAATGACCGATGATGTCATCAAACTGCGCGAAGAAATTAACGAACAATATCGTGCGTTGAACGATATGAAGAAAATGGCTAAAGAATATGGCTATGACATTTCTCGGCCAGCTGCAAACGCTCAAGAAGCCGTTCAATGGATTTACTTTGGCTATCTGGCAGCCGTTAAGACGCAAAATGGTGCGGCGATGTCCGTTGGCCGGATCGATACGGTTATCGATGCCTACATTCAACGGGATATGCGTCTCGGCAAGTTAAACGAAGAACAGACTCAGGAACTGATTGATCATTTGGTTATGAAATTGCGGATGGTTCGGTTCATTCGGACTGAAGAATATAATTCACTCTTCTCCGGCGATCCGATCTGGGCAACCCTGTCCTTGGCTGGCATGGGTAATGATGGTCGGCATCATGTCACCAAGACCGCTTTCCGGTTCCTGAAGACCTTAGACAACATGGGTGCAGCACCGGAACCAAACATTACGTTGTTGTGGAGCGAACGCTTGCCAGAAGGCTTCAAGCGCTACGCAACTGAAGTCTCCATCCAAAGTTCAACCATTCAATACGAAAATGATGATCTGATGCGTAACGAATGGGGCACGGACTATTATGGCATCGCTTGCTGTGTATCCGCACAGCCGATCGCTGACGGCGTTCAGTACTTTGGCGCTCGGGCTAACCTGGCAAAGACCGTTTTATATGCCATCAATGGTGGTAAAGACGAAATCCAGGAAGCACAAGTGGGTCCTGAATATGAACCAATCACCAGTGATTACATCGATTACGACGAATTCATGAAGAAGTTCGACAAGATGATGGACTGGCTAGCTGACGTTTATGTTAATGCGCTGAATGTCATTCACTACATGCATGACAAGTATTACTACGAAGCAGCACAATTGGCATTGAAGGACACCCGCCTGAACCGGACTTTTGCCACTGGGATTTCAGGTCTCTCCCATGCGGTTGATTCCATCAGCGCTATCAAGTATGGTCACGTTAAAGTGATTCGCGATGAAAATGGTATTGCGGTTGACTTTGTTGCTGACAACGACGACTATCCGCGTTATGGTAACAATGACGATCGGGCCGACAACATCGCTAAGTGGTTGGTGAAGACCTTCTACAATAAGATGAACACCCATCATCTGTATCGCGGTGCCAAGTTGAGTACCAGTGTTCTGACCATCACCTCCAACGTGGTTTATGGTAAGAACACCGGGACAACACCAAACGGCCGTCAGAAAGGCGAACCATTCTCACCAGGTGCCAACCCGGCATACGGCGCAGAAAAGAACGGTGCTTTGGCTTCCTTGATGTCCACCGCTAAGATTCCGTATCACTACGCAACTGACGGTATCAGCAACACGTTCGGGGTTACACCAAATACCCTGGGACATGATGATGAAACCCGTAAGGATACCTTGGTTCACATGGTCGACGGTTATATGGAGAACAGCGGCATGCATCTAAACATCAACGTCTTCAACAAGGAAACGTTGATCGATGCACAGAAGCACCCAGAAGAATACCCAACCTTAACTGTCCGGGTTTCAGGCTATTGCGTATACTTCGCGGACCTGACAAAGGAACAGCAGGATGACGTTATCGCACGGACATTCTTCGACGAAATGTAA
- the pflA gene encoding pyruvate formate-lyase-activating protein — translation MKLIDQSQSPLNILEQVGQDHEGPIKGYVHSVESFGSVDGPGIRFVVFMQGCRMRCQYCHNPDTWNIGVGEEMTADQILADAQRYKAFWGEQGGITCSGGESLVQIDFILELFTKAKELGISTCLDTSGGPFTRDQPWFGQFEKLMAVTDISLVDIKHIDSAEHKKLTGFPNENILDMVQYMSAHGDDMWIRHVLVPQRTDFDPYLKRLGDYIATLDKHVVQKVEILPYHTLGVKKYHELGITYPLEGIEPPSADRVKNAENLLHVQDYTGWQNWRPRPATKA, via the coding sequence ATGAAACTTATCGATCAATCACAAAGCCCGTTAAACATTTTGGAACAGGTCGGGCAGGATCATGAAGGGCCAATTAAGGGTTACGTTCACTCGGTCGAAAGCTTCGGCTCAGTCGATGGACCCGGGATTCGCTTTGTCGTTTTCATGCAAGGGTGCCGTATGCGGTGCCAATACTGTCACAATCCTGACACTTGGAATATCGGCGTCGGTGAGGAAATGACCGCTGATCAGATTTTGGCGGATGCACAGCGTTATAAGGCTTTCTGGGGCGAACAAGGCGGTATTACATGCAGTGGCGGGGAAAGTCTGGTGCAAATCGACTTTATCCTTGAGCTCTTTACTAAAGCCAAGGAACTCGGCATTTCTACTTGTCTCGATACGTCAGGTGGCCCATTCACCCGCGATCAGCCTTGGTTTGGTCAGTTTGAGAAACTCATGGCGGTCACGGATATTTCATTGGTGGATATTAAGCACATTGATTCGGCTGAGCACAAGAAATTAACGGGATTCCCGAACGAAAACATTTTGGATATGGTTCAGTATATGTCTGCCCACGGCGATGATATGTGGATTCGACACGTGTTGGTACCACAACGTACCGATTTTGATCCTTACCTTAAACGGTTAGGGGATTACATCGCAACGTTAGACAAGCATGTGGTTCAAAAAGTCGAAATCCTTCCTTACCACACGCTGGGGGTCAAAAAATACCATGAACTTGGCATTACCTATCCACTGGAAGGCATCGAACCACCATCAGCAGATCGAGTTAAGAACGCGGAAAATCTGTTGCATGTCCAAGATTACACTGGTTGGCAAAATTGGCGTCCGCGTCCGGCTACCAAGGCGTAG